The window TTCCTTATAAACGGCGACCTTCTGAGCATGCTGGAAGGCAAGTATTTCCTGACAGAAAAAGGCCTGGAGATACTGGCAAACATCAAATGAGCAAACTAAGTGCGGCCTTACCCTTTATTATATTAACCGACTCTTTCCTGTTAATTGGCCCCATAACAAAACGTTAATTTATACTATGGTCAATATACTCCCGATGGACCCTATCATATCAGCCAGCGGATTAAGGAAGAGCTTTGGTGACCGCGTGGCATTGAAGAGTATCGACCTTGAAGTGAAAAGGGGGCAGTCCGTGGTCATTTTCGGCCCCAACGGAGCCGGCAAGACAACTTTTCTGAAGATACTGTCCACTGTCATGATGCCCACAGGGGGCACTGTGATCATGGACGGTATCGACATCAAGAAGAAACCTGCAGAGGTCAGACGAATGATAGGCGTGATCTCGCACGAGAGCTATCTTTATGATGAACTCACGGCAAGGGAGAACCTGAGATTCTTTGGCAGGATGTACGGCCTTGCAAAAGGCGAACTTGAAGAGCGTACGGATGAGCTGCTGGCCAATGTGGACCTTCTTAAGCGCGGGGACGACAGGGTGGGCTCCTTCTCACGGGGCATGAAACAGCGCCTGTCCATTGCAAGGGCACTGATGCACAAGCCTTCCGTACTGCTGATGGATGAGCCCTATACCGGGCTTGACCAGAAGGCTGCAGAAACTTTTGAGAGCGTGATGGGTCGTCTGGATACGGATCAGGTAACAAAGGTAATGGTGTCCCATAATATTGAAAGGGCCCTGCAGCTCAGCGACCGGGCTATCATAATGGACAACGGAAAGATCGTGCACGATTCCCCGAGTACGGTGTTCTCAGGAACAGAGGATTTCAGGCACACCTATATGTCGCTCGTATGCGGGGATACGGATGCTGAGGGAATTACCAACCTCCAGTGATACAGGAGATATGAATGATCAAAAGCATCCATATAGCAGCGAAGGATCTGAGGTCAGAGTTCAGGACCAAACAGATGATCAATTCCATGTTCATATTCTCCCTGCTTGTGATAGTGATATTCAGTATAGCCCTCGGAGATCTGCTTAGCCGGACCGATATCATTGACAGGCTTGCTCCTGCAGTGCTCTGGGTATCCTTCATTTTTGCCGGGACCGTGGGGCTTTCACGGGCCTTCGGCTCTGAAATGGACAACGGTTGCCTGGAAGGACTGAAACTGTGCCCTGTGGACCGTGGGGTCATCTACACGGGTAAAACTATCTCAAGTGCGATCATCATGTTCCTTGTCGAGGCAGTGACAATCCCGGTATTTGTGGTCTTGTTCAATTACGATATCAGCGGTCTTGCAGGCCTTTCACTGGTGATAGTTCTTGGAACCCTTGGGTTCATAGTGGTCGGAACGCTGCTCTCCGCCCTGACTGTCAACACCCGCGCAAGGGAGATCATGCTCCCGATAATGCTGCTGCCCCTGGTGATACCGGTCCTTATCCCGGTCGTGACGGCAACCGGAAAACTTCTCACTGGCAGCGATATCGGCGACATATATAATGAACTGCAGCTCCTGATAGTCTACGACCTGATCTTCTTTACAGTGGGCCATCTTGTATTCGAGTTCACCATACAGGACTGAAAGAACAGGCAATTCAAAAGCCTTTATATAAAAGGTAGGGTATCGGTAATTTCACAGGAGACAGCATGTTCTTAAGAAAGAATACAGAGAAAGCACTTGCAATCGCCACTGCAGCCCTTATGGCACTTGCTGTGGGGATGATATTATTCTACCTGCCGGAAATGAGAAGCGGCACGGGCCAGGTGCTGGACAGCAGCTTCAATATATTCTATTTCCATCTTCCCATCGCATTCATGGCATACTTCTCTTTCATTATCGTGTTCATTGCAAGCATCATGCAGCTCAGCCAGAACAGCAGCAGATGGGACATGACAGCACTCTCCGCCGCGGAGGTCGGTGTCGTTTTCGCCTTTCTGGTATTGCTCACAGGTTCCATCTGGGCAAAGGCGACCTGGGGCTGGTACTGGGTCTGGGAGCCCAGGCTTACCACCTCCCTTGTGCTTCTGCTGGTCTATCTCGCGTACCTGATGCTGCGCCAGGCTATCGGGGAGCCTGAGAAGAGAGCCAGGCTTGCCGCTGTTTTCGGCATAGCCGGTTTTGTTTCCGTGCCACTGAGCTTCCTTTCCATCCGCCTCTGGCGCTCCACACACCCATTGA of the Methanolobus chelungpuianus genome contains:
- a CDS encoding ABC transporter ATP-binding protein; translation: MVNILPMDPIISASGLRKSFGDRVALKSIDLEVKRGQSVVIFGPNGAGKTTFLKILSTVMMPTGGTVIMDGIDIKKKPAEVRRMIGVISHESYLYDELTARENLRFFGRMYGLAKGELEERTDELLANVDLLKRGDDRVGSFSRGMKQRLSIARALMHKPSVLLMDEPYTGLDQKAAETFESVMGRLDTDQVTKVMVSHNIERALQLSDRAIIMDNGKIVHDSPSTVFSGTEDFRHTYMSLVCGDTDAEGITNLQ
- a CDS encoding heme exporter protein CcmB; amino-acid sequence: MIKSIHIAAKDLRSEFRTKQMINSMFIFSLLVIVIFSIALGDLLSRTDIIDRLAPAVLWVSFIFAGTVGLSRAFGSEMDNGCLEGLKLCPVDRGVIYTGKTISSAIIMFLVEAVTIPVFVVLFNYDISGLAGLSLVIVLGTLGFIVVGTLLSALTVNTRAREIMLPIMLLPLVIPVLIPVVTATGKLLTGSDIGDIYNELQLLIVYDLIFFTVGHLVFEFTIQD
- a CDS encoding cytochrome c biogenesis protein — protein: MFLRKNTEKALAIATAALMALAVGMILFYLPEMRSGTGQVLDSSFNIFYFHLPIAFMAYFSFIIVFIASIMQLSQNSSRWDMTALSAAEVGVVFAFLVLLTGSIWAKATWGWYWVWEPRLTTSLVLLLVYLAYLMLRQAIGEPEKRARLAAVFGIAGFVSVPLSFLSIRLWRSTHPLMFGSSAYGGSGGGLEGTSLQLTLLVNILAFFMLFVTLLAYRVRNEELREELRAQYE